One Takifugu rubripes chromosome 2, fTakRub1.2, whole genome shotgun sequence genomic region harbors:
- the nenf gene encoding neudesin, giving the protein MATATSFILLIVVSTAVAQDVTLISRTSSRPVRLFTEEELQSYDGSEEGKPIYMAVKGAVFDVTGGKEFYGKDAPYNVLVGKDSTRAVAKMSLDPSDLTSDVTGLSEEQLESLESVFEGTYKAKYPIVGYTASRILNPDGSPNKAFQPEDQPHFLIKDEF; this is encoded by the exons ATGGCAACGGCGACAAGTTTTATTCTGCTCATTGTTGTTTCTACGGCCGTCGCCCAAGATGTTACCTTGATATCCAGGACTTCCAGTCGACCCGTCCGCCTCTTCaccgaggaggagctgcagagctaCGACGGAAGTGAG GAGGGAAAGCCCATTTATATGGCAGTAAAAGGAGCGGTGTTTGATGTCACTGGGGGTAAAG AGTTTTATGGGAAAGATGCACCGTACAACGTCCTGGTGGGGAAGGACTCCACTCGGGCCGTCGCTAAGATGTCGCTGGATCCATCAGACTTGACGTCAGATGTG ACTGGCCTCTCTGAAGAGCAGCTGGAATCTCTGGAAAGCGTGTTTGAAGGCACCTACAAAGCCAAGTATCCCATCGTGGGTTACACAGCATCCCGCATACTCAATCCAGACGGAAGTCCCAACAAAGCCTTCCAGCCGGAGGACCAGCCTCATTTTCTGATCAAAGATGAGTTTTAA